The following are from one region of the Rattus rattus isolate New Zealand chromosome 13, Rrattus_CSIRO_v1, whole genome shotgun sequence genome:
- the LOC116914453 gene encoding NADH dehydrogenase [ubiquinone] 1 alpha subcomplex subunit 3-like: MAGRSSDFFKNARAKEPVLVVSFSVWDLAVILPMISPYIKYAGVISKATPYDCPVPVRDNGNEPGVPSQPQERLSPSLERLKNL, encoded by the coding sequence ATGGCGGGGAGAAGCTCCGACTTCTTCAAGAATGCCCGGGCGAAGGAGCCGGTGCTGGTGGTGTCCTTCTCTGTCTGGGACCTTGCTGTAATTTTGCCCATGATTAGCCCCTACATCAAGTACGCTGGAGTGATTAGCAAGGCCACACCCTACGACTGCCCAGTGCCTGTGAGAGATAATGGGAATGAGCCTGGTGTGCCCAGTCAGCCACAGGAGCGTCTGAGCCCAAGCCTGGAAAGGCTGAAGAACCTGTGA